In Lysobacter lycopersici, a genomic segment contains:
- the tmk gene encoding dTMP kinase yields MSGLVTQSRLVTLEGGEGAGKTTVLHALRDALASAGADVVCTREPGGTPLAERIRELLLDPNHEPASPQTELLLMFASRAQHVRETILPALKRGAWVLCDRFTDSSYAYQGGGRGLDPELIATLEREVVGIRPGLTLLLDVGVDEGRQRARGRDLVPDRIERERDEFFERVRAAYLARAAAEPQRIRVLDASRPAVEVAAEAVSALRTWMREAA; encoded by the coding sequence GTGAGCGGATTGGTAACGCAATCGCGGCTGGTGACGCTGGAGGGCGGCGAGGGCGCGGGCAAGACCACGGTGCTGCATGCGTTGCGCGATGCGCTCGCATCGGCCGGCGCCGACGTGGTGTGCACGCGCGAACCTGGCGGCACGCCGCTGGCCGAACGCATCCGCGAACTGTTGCTCGATCCGAACCACGAACCGGCATCGCCGCAAACCGAACTGCTGCTGATGTTCGCCTCGCGGGCGCAGCACGTGCGCGAAACCATCCTGCCCGCGTTGAAGCGCGGCGCCTGGGTGCTGTGCGACCGCTTCACCGATTCGAGTTACGCCTACCAGGGCGGTGGGCGCGGGCTCGATCCCGAGCTGATCGCGACGCTGGAACGCGAAGTCGTCGGCATTCGCCCGGGGCTGACGCTGCTGCTCGACGTCGGCGTCGACGAAGGACGCCAGCGCGCGCGCGGACGCGACCTCGTGCCCGACCGCATCGAACGCGAGCGCGACGAATTCTTCGAGCGCGTGCGCGCCGCCTACCTTGCGCGCGCCGCCGCGGAACCGCAACGCATCCGCGTGCTCGATGCCTCGCGTCCCGCAGTCGAAGTCGCCGCTGAGGCGGTGTCCGCGTTGCGCACATGGATGCGCGAAGCCGCATGA
- a CDS encoding sigma-E factor negative regulatory protein — translation MEAHLRQQLSAMMDGELASDEARFLFRRLQHDRELAGCWERWQVCSVVLRGQGTALLPADFSQRVAHMVALDSQHSPLAGEQSIAATGTHPRRWVWWGGGALAASLALLVVVPRQGSGPAPAAADSIRVATATPAAPVVPAPQPAASPDASRSPPATPPAAVAVTTALAIAEAPRRVAARRSRASTPGSGHAPTPAPQAVEAADSGQRVAVAESLDLPKRSNPFAPRQEQEALPSHPWPRAVLPGANTGAFTASYSTGSSGAFYPFEPRNLPMPEAQVQAGDGQR, via the coding sequence ATGGAAGCCCACCTCCGCCAGCAGCTGTCCGCGATGATGGACGGCGAACTGGCATCGGATGAAGCCCGGTTCCTGTTCCGGCGCCTGCAGCACGACCGCGAACTGGCCGGTTGCTGGGAACGCTGGCAGGTCTGCAGTGTGGTGCTGCGCGGGCAGGGCACCGCGCTGTTGCCCGCGGATTTCTCGCAGCGCGTGGCGCACATGGTGGCGCTGGATTCGCAGCATTCCCCGCTCGCCGGCGAACAGTCCATCGCCGCGACCGGCACGCATCCGCGGCGCTGGGTCTGGTGGGGCGGTGGCGCGCTCGCGGCTTCGCTGGCCCTGCTGGTCGTGGTGCCGCGCCAGGGCTCCGGTCCCGCGCCCGCCGCTGCGGATTCCATCCGCGTCGCCACCGCGACTCCCGCCGCTCCGGTCGTCCCCGCGCCGCAGCCCGCGGCATCCCCCGACGCATCGCGTTCGCCGCCGGCCACCCCGCCGGCCGCGGTTGCGGTGACCACGGCGCTGGCGATCGCGGAGGCCCCGCGTCGCGTCGCCGCCCGCCGCAGCCGCGCTTCCACCCCGGGCAGCGGCCATGCGCCGACGCCTGCGCCGCAGGCGGTCGAAGCCGCCGACAGCGGCCAGCGCGTCGCCGTTGCCGAGTCGCTGGACCTGCCCAAGCGCAGCAATCCGTTCGCGCCCCGGCAGGAACAGGAAGCGCTGCCCTCGCATCCGTGGCCGCGCGCGGTGCTGCCGGGTGCGAACACCGGCGCCTTCACCGCCAGCTATTCGACCGGATCGTCCGGTGCGTTCTACCCATTCGAACCGCGCAACCTGCCCATGCCCGAGGCGCAAGTCCAGGCCGGCGACGGCCAGCGCTGA
- a CDS encoding aminodeoxychorismate synthase component I — protein sequence MIQTCPLPPGIDLLDLHRSAPARYPLLLESAAAGTAQGRWDLLLATNGESVRAREGEAFLAALDREWHALRTPREEPRWPFRGGWALYLGYELAGQIEPVLSLPHAPGALPVALALRCPAAILRDRASGECVAVAETAHAGMLDAIETDIAALAALPSLPEWTPPQHVDEDEPSRFTDGVRRVLDYLAAGDVFQANISRGWNARFARAPQPAELFRRLRTHNPAPFAGIFADDGWAVVSASPERLVSVRGDVVETRPIAGTRPRFEGDDDAARIRDLVGNPKERAEHVMLIDLERNDLGRVCVPGSVEVDELMTVESYAHVHHIVSNVRGRLRADATPGAVIAAVFPGGTITGCPKVRCMQVIAELEGQGRGAYTGAFGWLNRDGDLDLNILIRSAELEGAKLRFRTGAGIVADSDPQRELDETRAKARGMLRALGVEA from the coding sequence ATGATCCAGACTTGCCCACTGCCTCCCGGCATTGACCTGCTCGACCTGCACCGGTCCGCGCCGGCGCGCTATCCCTTGCTGCTCGAATCCGCGGCGGCCGGCACCGCGCAGGGGCGTTGGGACCTGCTGCTCGCGACCAACGGCGAATCGGTCCGTGCGCGCGAAGGCGAAGCGTTCCTCGCCGCACTCGATCGCGAATGGCACGCGCTGCGCACCCCGCGCGAGGAACCACGCTGGCCGTTCCGCGGCGGTTGGGCGCTGTACCTCGGCTACGAACTCGCCGGCCAGATCGAACCCGTTTTGTCGCTGCCGCATGCACCAGGCGCATTGCCGGTCGCGCTTGCGCTGCGTTGCCCGGCTGCGATCCTGCGCGATCGCGCCAGCGGCGAATGCGTGGCGGTGGCGGAAACCGCGCATGCCGGCATGCTCGATGCCATCGAAACCGACATCGCCGCGCTCGCAGCGTTGCCGTCGCTGCCGGAATGGACACCACCGCAGCACGTCGATGAAGACGAACCTTCGCGCTTCACCGACGGCGTGCGCCGCGTGCTCGACTATCTCGCCGCCGGCGACGTGTTCCAGGCCAACATCAGCCGCGGCTGGAATGCGCGGTTCGCGCGCGCGCCGCAGCCGGCGGAACTGTTCCGGCGCCTGCGCACGCACAATCCGGCCCCGTTCGCAGGCATATTCGCGGACGATGGCTGGGCGGTGGTCAGCGCTTCGCCTGAACGCCTCGTTTCCGTGCGCGGCGACGTGGTCGAGACCCGGCCCATCGCCGGCACGCGCCCGCGCTTCGAAGGCGACGACGACGCGGCGCGCATCCGCGACCTGGTCGGCAACCCCAAGGAACGCGCCGAACACGTGATGCTGATCGACCTCGAACGCAACGACCTCGGCCGCGTGTGCGTGCCCGGCAGCGTGGAAGTCGACGAACTGATGACGGTGGAAAGCTACGCGCACGTGCACCACATCGTCAGCAACGTGCGCGGCCGCCTGCGCGCGGACGCGACGCCGGGCGCGGTCATCGCCGCGGTGTTCCCCGGCGGCACCATCACCGGTTGCCCCAAGGTGCGTTGCATGCAGGTCATCGCCGAACTCGAAGGGCAGGGGCGCGGCGCCTACACCGGCGCGTTCGGCTGGTTGAACCGCGACGGCGACCTCGACCTCAACATCCTGATCCGCAGCGCGGAGCTCGAAGGCGCGAAACTGCGCTTCCGTACCGGCGCCGGCATCGTCGCCGACTCCGATCCGCAACGCGAACTCGATGAAACCCGGGCCAAGGCGCGCGGCATGTTGCGCGCACTCGGGGTGGAAGCGTGA
- a CDS encoding 3-hydroxyacyl-CoA dehydrogenase NAD-binding domain-containing protein: MIAGLDGLRFQHWQAELRPDGALVLSLDRADASVNALSQDVLFELGEIVERLGIDPPRAVVFRSAKANGFIAGADIREFQQFDAKGTVNDAIFRGQQVFQRIAELPCPTAVAIHGFCMGGGTELSLACRYRAASNDPSTRIGLPEVKLGIFPGWGGSVRLPKLIGAPAAFDLMLTGRTVSASAARAMGLVDKVADAAVLVDAAAELALKGTKRPFKQRFLAWITNTWIAKQILAPQMLKQVARKAPKAFYPAPYALVDSWKRGGGSIQQQLVAERKAVVKLASTPTARNLIRVYFLQERLKGIGGRDSGIRKVHVVGAGVMGGDIAAWSAYKGFEVSLNDREQRFIDAALQRAQELFAKKVKDEAKRPEVAARLKSDLAGDGAADADLVIEAIIEKTEAKRELYVVVEPKMKADALLATNTSSIPLDELREHIARPAQFAGLHYFNPVALMPLVEIIHHAAMAPQTQERLAAFCKKLDKLPVPVAGSPGFLVNRVLFPYMLEAMTAYAEGIPGAVIDKAAVKFGMPMGPIELVDTVGLDVAAGVGAELAPFLGLAIPEALQSPPEQGKRGKKDGQGLYKWENGKPIKPDVLKDYKAPEDLEDRLILPLVNEAVACLHDGVVADADLLDAGVIFGTGFAPFRGGPIQYVRETGVDALLQRLQLLQAHHGPRFAARPGWDSPALKA, translated from the coding sequence ATGATCGCCGGACTCGATGGCCTGCGTTTCCAGCATTGGCAGGCGGAACTGCGCCCGGATGGCGCGCTGGTGCTGTCGCTCGACCGCGCCGATGCCTCGGTCAACGCGCTCTCCCAAGACGTGCTGTTCGAACTGGGCGAGATCGTCGAACGCCTAGGCATCGACCCGCCCAGGGCGGTGGTGTTCCGCTCGGCCAAGGCCAACGGCTTCATCGCCGGCGCCGACATCCGCGAATTCCAGCAATTCGATGCCAAGGGCACGGTCAACGACGCGATCTTCCGCGGCCAGCAGGTGTTCCAGCGCATCGCCGAGCTGCCCTGCCCCACGGCCGTGGCGATCCACGGCTTCTGCATGGGCGGCGGTACCGAACTCTCTCTCGCCTGCCGCTATCGCGCCGCGTCGAACGATCCCTCCACGCGCATCGGCCTGCCGGAAGTGAAGCTGGGCATCTTCCCGGGCTGGGGCGGCAGCGTGCGGCTGCCGAAACTGATCGGCGCGCCGGCGGCGTTCGACCTGATGCTCACCGGGCGCACGGTGTCGGCCTCGGCCGCGCGCGCGATGGGGCTGGTCGACAAGGTCGCCGATGCCGCGGTGCTGGTCGATGCCGCCGCCGAACTCGCGCTGAAAGGCACCAAGCGCCCGTTCAAGCAGCGCTTCCTCGCCTGGATCACCAACACCTGGATCGCAAAGCAGATCCTCGCGCCGCAGATGCTCAAGCAGGTCGCGCGCAAGGCGCCGAAGGCGTTCTACCCCGCGCCGTATGCGCTGGTCGATAGTTGGAAGCGTGGTGGTGGAAGCATCCAGCAGCAGCTCGTCGCCGAGCGCAAGGCGGTGGTGAAACTCGCCTCGACGCCGACCGCGCGCAATTTGATCCGCGTGTATTTCCTGCAGGAACGGTTGAAGGGCATCGGCGGCAGGGACAGCGGCATTCGGAAAGTACACGTGGTCGGCGCCGGGGTGATGGGCGGCGACATCGCCGCGTGGAGCGCCTACAAGGGCTTCGAGGTCAGCCTCAACGACCGCGAACAGCGTTTCATCGACGCCGCGTTGCAGCGCGCGCAGGAGCTGTTCGCGAAGAAGGTGAAGGATGAAGCCAAGCGCCCCGAAGTCGCGGCGCGACTGAAATCCGACCTCGCCGGCGATGGCGCGGCGGATGCGGACCTCGTCATCGAAGCGATCATCGAGAAAACCGAGGCCAAGCGCGAGCTGTATGTCGTGGTCGAACCGAAGATGAAGGCCGACGCGCTGCTCGCGACCAACACGTCTTCGATTCCGCTCGACGAATTGCGCGAACACATCGCGCGGCCCGCGCAATTCGCCGGCCTGCACTACTTCAACCCGGTCGCGTTGATGCCGCTGGTGGAAATCATCCATCACGCCGCGATGGCGCCGCAGACGCAGGAGCGCCTCGCCGCGTTCTGCAAGAAGCTCGACAAGCTGCCGGTGCCAGTCGCCGGTTCGCCGGGCTTCCTCGTCAACCGCGTGCTGTTCCCGTACATGCTGGAAGCGATGACCGCCTACGCCGAAGGCATCCCCGGCGCGGTGATCGACAAGGCCGCGGTGAAGTTCGGCATGCCGATGGGCCCGATCGAACTGGTCGACACTGTCGGCCTCGACGTCGCCGCTGGCGTCGGTGCGGAGCTCGCGCCCTTCCTCGGCCTCGCGATTCCCGAGGCGCTGCAATCGCCGCCCGAGCAAGGCAAGCGCGGCAAGAAGGATGGTCAGGGCCTGTACAAGTGGGAAAACGGAAAGCCGATCAAGCCGGACGTGCTTAAGGATTACAAGGCGCCCGAGGATCTCGAGGATCGCCTGATCCTGCCGTTGGTGAACGAAGCGGTCGCCTGTCTGCACGATGGCGTGGTCGCCGATGCGGACCTGCTCGATGCCGGCGTGATCTTCGGCACCGGCTTCGCCCCGTTCCGCGGCGGCCCGATCCAGTACGTGCGCGAAACCGGCGTCGATGCGCTGCTGCAGCGCCTGCAACTGCTGCAGGCACACCATGGCCCGCGCTTCGCAGCCAGGCCGGGCTGGGACAGTCCGGCGTTGAAGGCCTGA
- the pabC gene encoding aminodeoxychorismate lyase, which translates to MNARMFRGDVRLDAIPADDRGIAYGDGLFETLRVHRGEVPWWREHWSRLRLGAERLGIPLPDEAPVREEAESLFADGGDGVLKLLVTRGAGERGYAPPANPVPTWIVSRHAVPATPDRGLCLHVCATRVASQPALAGIKHCNRLEQVLARAEAERAGADEGLMLDSAGNAIGATTANLFTLIEGRWVAPAIVDCGIAGVCRAKLLPALDADERMLSPAEVEAADAVFLCNAVRGILPVARLGAREWPSHPAVAAARIALSRLHPSFAVEPA; encoded by the coding sequence GTGAACGCGCGCATGTTCCGCGGCGACGTTCGCCTCGATGCGATTCCGGCCGACGATCGCGGCATCGCCTATGGCGACGGCCTGTTCGAAACCCTGCGCGTGCATCGCGGCGAAGTGCCGTGGTGGCGCGAACACTGGTCTCGGCTGCGACTCGGTGCGGAACGACTCGGCATCCCCTTGCCGGACGAAGCACCGGTTCGCGAAGAAGCCGAGTCGTTGTTCGCCGACGGCGGCGACGGCGTGCTGAAACTGCTAGTCACGCGTGGCGCAGGCGAACGCGGTTATGCGCCGCCAGCGAATCCGGTTCCGACCTGGATCGTTTCGCGCCACGCCGTGCCGGCGACACCGGATCGTGGCCTGTGCCTGCATGTCTGCGCAACGCGGGTCGCATCGCAGCCGGCTTTGGCCGGGATCAAGCATTGCAACCGGCTGGAACAGGTGCTGGCGCGCGCCGAGGCCGAACGCGCCGGCGCCGACGAAGGCTTGATGCTCGATTCCGCCGGGAATGCCATCGGCGCGACCACGGCCAACCTGTTCACGCTCATCGAGGGTCGCTGGGTCGCGCCCGCCATCGTCGATTGCGGCATCGCCGGGGTTTGCCGCGCGAAGCTGTTGCCGGCGCTCGATGCCGATGAACGCATGCTGTCGCCGGCCGAGGTCGAAGCCGCCGATGCGGTTTTCCTGTGCAATGCGGTGCGCGGTATCCTGCCGGTGGCGCGCCTCGGCGCGCGCGAATGGCCGTCGCATCCCGCGGTGGCCGCCGCACGCATCGCCTTGTCGCGCCTGCATCCGTCCTTCGCCGTGGAGCCTGCTTGA
- a CDS encoding DNA polymerase III subunit delta' (catalyzes the DNA-template-directed extension of the 3'-end of a DNA strand; the delta' subunit seems to interact with the gamma subunit to transfer the beta subunit on the DNA), which yields MRFEFAPWQQRAYAQAVEALAAGRLAHGLLFSGPAGLGQREVAEKLAQRVLCLSPRGDEACGSCRSCALYQSRSQSDPVEVRPDGSLALPHGRPGHPDALFVGFAMNEKTGKPRQELSIEQIRTLSAQLSLTPQYGEARVALIDPADALNTAASNALLKTLEEPQPGRYLWLIAADPSRLPATIRSRCQKLEFRLPPREEALAWLRASGHSKSAEEALDAARGHPGLAAQWLADGSLDLRREVMEDLRALSQGRASATATAQRWNADDALALRLRFAADLALEAAGRLTDPARTRRLAAWFAAANRSRDLLRTTVRADLVVVDLLLQWPVAGERGVAGAKA from the coding sequence ATGAGGTTCGAATTCGCACCGTGGCAGCAGCGCGCCTATGCGCAGGCGGTGGAAGCGCTCGCCGCCGGCCGCCTCGCGCACGGCCTGCTGTTCAGCGGCCCGGCCGGGCTCGGCCAGCGCGAAGTCGCCGAGAAACTCGCGCAGCGCGTGCTGTGCCTGTCGCCGCGCGGCGACGAAGCCTGTGGTTCGTGCCGCAGTTGCGCGCTGTACCAGTCGCGTTCGCAATCCGATCCGGTCGAGGTCCGCCCCGACGGTTCGCTCGCCTTGCCGCATGGCCGGCCGGGGCACCCGGATGCGCTGTTCGTCGGTTTCGCGATGAACGAGAAAACCGGCAAGCCGCGCCAAGAATTGTCGATCGAACAGATCCGCACGCTGTCCGCGCAACTTTCGCTGACGCCGCAATACGGCGAAGCGCGCGTCGCGCTGATCGATCCCGCCGATGCGCTCAATACCGCGGCGAGCAATGCGTTGCTGAAGACGCTGGAGGAACCGCAGCCGGGTCGCTACCTGTGGCTGATCGCCGCGGATCCTTCGCGCCTGCCAGCAACCATCCGCAGCCGCTGCCAGAAGCTGGAGTTCCGCCTGCCGCCGCGCGAAGAAGCATTGGCATGGCTGCGCGCATCCGGTCATTCGAAATCCGCGGAAGAAGCGCTCGACGCCGCGCGCGGGCATCCGGGCCTGGCCGCGCAATGGCTGGCCGACGGCAGCCTGGACCTGCGGCGCGAGGTGATGGAAGACCTGCGCGCACTGTCGCAGGGCCGTGCGTCCGCGACCGCCACCGCGCAGCGCTGGAATGCCGACGACGCGCTCGCGCTGCGCCTGCGATTCGCCGCCGACCTCGCACTGGAAGCGGCCGGGCGCTTGACCGACCCGGCGCGAACCCGCAGGCTGGCCGCATGGTTCGCCGCCGCCAACCGCAGCCGCGACCTGTTGCGCACCACGGTGCGCGCGGATCTCGTGGTCGTGGACCTGCTGTTGCAGTGGCCGGTCGCGGGCGAACGGGGCGTTGCCGGGGCGAAGGCGTGA
- the mltG gene encoding endolytic transglycosylase MltG — protein sequence MSRKRKSRFGWIFVLSALLVGAAAYWAFDRYAGFADAPLASAKTDASIVVARGDSFASVLGKLHAAGESPARDMEWRLLARQLGTAGHLQVGEYALGPGTTPRDLLVRMRDGKVISRRFTIVEGWNIRQLRAALAKAMPLEHETAALDDAALMAKLGFAGQHPEGRFLPETYLYTRGDSDLDVLARAHAAMQQALDEAWKTRAPGLPLKSQDEALTLASIVEKETGVAEDRARIAGVFVNRIAKGMRLETDPTVVYGLGTRYDGNIRKRDLQADNPYNTYRIAGLPPTPISMPGKAALQAVTHPAPGNVVYFVSSGDGSGRSLFAATYAEHQANVRAYLARYRAGLAKGPLTGTATSDDAAPAPTSTTTPAGSPP from the coding sequence TTGAGCCGCAAACGCAAATCCCGCTTCGGATGGATCTTCGTGCTGTCGGCGTTGCTCGTCGGCGCGGCCGCGTACTGGGCGTTCGACCGCTACGCCGGTTTCGCCGATGCGCCGCTCGCCAGCGCGAAAACGGACGCCAGCATCGTCGTCGCCCGCGGCGATTCCTTCGCCAGTGTGCTCGGCAAATTGCACGCGGCCGGCGAATCGCCCGCACGCGACATGGAATGGCGACTGCTCGCGCGCCAGCTCGGCACCGCTGGCCATTTGCAGGTCGGCGAATATGCGCTGGGCCCGGGCACCACGCCGCGCGACTTGTTGGTACGGATGCGCGACGGCAAGGTCATCAGCCGTCGCTTCACCATCGTCGAGGGTTGGAACATCAGGCAGCTTCGCGCGGCGCTGGCGAAAGCGATGCCGCTCGAACACGAAACCGCGGCGCTCGATGACGCGGCGCTAATGGCGAAACTCGGTTTCGCCGGCCAGCATCCGGAAGGGCGCTTCCTGCCGGAAACCTACCTGTACACGCGCGGCGACAGCGACCTCGACGTGCTCGCCCGCGCGCACGCGGCGATGCAGCAGGCGCTGGACGAGGCGTGGAAGACACGTGCGCCCGGCTTGCCGTTGAAATCGCAGGATGAAGCGTTGACGCTGGCCTCCATCGTGGAAAAGGAAACCGGCGTCGCCGAGGACCGCGCGCGCATCGCCGGCGTGTTCGTGAACCGCATCGCCAAGGGCATGCGCCTGGAAACCGACCCCACCGTGGTTTACGGCCTCGGCACGCGCTACGACGGCAACATTCGCAAGCGCGACCTGCAGGCCGACAACCCCTACAACACCTATCGCATCGCCGGCCTGCCACCGACCCCGATTTCGATGCCTGGCAAGGCCGCGCTGCAGGCGGTGACGCATCCCGCGCCCGGCAATGTCGTGTATTTCGTGTCCAGCGGCGATGGCAGCGGCCGCAGCCTGTTCGCTGCGACCTATGCCGAACACCAGGCCAACGTGCGCGCCTACCTCGCGCGTTATCGCGCCGGACTGGCGAAGGGCCCGCTGACCGGAACCGCGACCTCGGACGACGCTGCGCCCGCGCCGACATCGACCACCACGCCCGCGGGATCGCCTCCGTGA
- the fabF gene encoding beta-ketoacyl-ACP synthase II yields MSKRRVVVTGLGIVSPLGNDLATSWDGIVNGRSGIGPITHFDVSAFPTRIAGEVKDFDPATWIAPKDIKKMDPFVHYGVAAALMSIADSGIAIEGEAAERIGVAIGAGIGGLNGIEETTLKYAAGGPRKISPFYVPSTIINMIAGQVSIMTGAKGPNIAAVTACTTATHNIGLAMRMIQYGEAEAMVAGGAEYATTPTSLGGFCAMKALSTRNDDPTRASRPWDKDRDGFVMGDGAGILVLEEYERAKARGARIYCELAGFGMSGDAYHMTAPSENGDGAARCMINAIRDAGIDAAQVGYINAHGTSTPAGDLAETMAMKRAMGDAAKSVMVSSTKSMTGHLLGAAGGVEAVFSAMSLHTGIIPPTINLDHPSEGCDLDYVPHTAREKQVEIAMSNSFGFGGTNGTLVFKRA; encoded by the coding sequence ATGAGCAAGCGTCGCGTCGTCGTCACCGGTCTTGGCATCGTTTCGCCGCTGGGCAACGACCTGGCCACGAGCTGGGACGGCATCGTCAACGGCCGGTCGGGCATCGGCCCGATCACGCATTTCGACGTGTCGGCGTTCCCGACGCGGATCGCGGGCGAGGTCAAGGATTTCGATCCGGCCACGTGGATCGCGCCGAAGGACATCAAGAAGATGGATCCCTTCGTGCACTACGGCGTCGCGGCCGCGCTGATGTCCATCGCCGATTCCGGCATCGCCATCGAGGGCGAGGCGGCCGAACGCATCGGCGTCGCCATCGGCGCCGGCATCGGCGGCCTCAACGGCATCGAGGAAACCACGCTGAAGTACGCGGCCGGCGGCCCGCGCAAGATCTCGCCGTTCTACGTGCCCAGCACCATCATCAACATGATCGCCGGCCAGGTCTCGATCATGACCGGGGCGAAAGGCCCGAACATCGCCGCGGTCACCGCCTGCACCACGGCCACGCACAACATCGGCCTGGCGATGCGGATGATCCAGTACGGCGAGGCCGAAGCGATGGTCGCCGGCGGCGCCGAATACGCGACCACGCCGACTTCGCTCGGCGGCTTCTGCGCGATGAAGGCGTTGTCGACCCGCAACGACGATCCGACCAGGGCATCGCGCCCATGGGACAAGGACCGCGACGGCTTCGTCATGGGCGACGGCGCCGGCATCCTCGTGCTCGAGGAATACGAACGCGCGAAGGCGCGTGGCGCGCGCATCTATTGCGAGCTCGCCGGCTTCGGCATGAGCGGCGATGCCTACCACATGACCGCGCCGAGCGAGAACGGCGACGGCGCGGCGCGCTGCATGATCAACGCCATCCGCGACGCCGGCATCGACGCCGCGCAGGTCGGCTACATCAACGCACACGGCACTTCCACGCCGGCCGGCGACCTCGCCGAGACCATGGCGATGAAGCGCGCGATGGGCGATGCGGCGAAGTCGGTCATGGTCAGTTCGACCAAGTCGATGACCGGGCACCTGCTCGGCGCGGCCGGTGGCGTCGAGGCGGTGTTCTCGGCGATGTCGTTGCACACCGGCATCATCCCGCCGACCATCAACCTCGACCATCCGTCCGAGGGCTGCGACCTCGACTACGTGCCGCACACGGCGCGCGAGAAGCAGGTCGAGATCGCGATGTCGAACTCGTTCGGCTTCGGCGGCACCAACGGCACGCTGGTGTTCAAGCGGGCCTGA
- a CDS encoding ferredoxin, which yields MKIKVDFDVCVSTAACMQACPQVFEVRDDGFLYILDEEPGEALRASVEEAVQACPTGAISVEE from the coding sequence ATGAAGATCAAGGTCGATTTCGACGTCTGCGTGTCCACCGCCGCCTGCATGCAGGCCTGCCCGCAGGTGTTCGAGGTCCGCGACGACGGTTTCCTCTACATCCTCGACGAGGAACCGGGCGAAGCCTTGCGCGCGAGCGTGGAAGAGGCCGTGCAGGCCTGCCCGACCGGGGCGATTTCTGTCGAGGAGTGA
- a CDS encoding PilZ domain-containing protein has translation MSGAAGVRQGILSLTFKDKAGLYNAYMPFLKQGGIFVPTPKRYFLGDEVFVLLTLPESSERLPVPGKVVWVTPSGAQGNRTAGVGVQFADSHEGEVVRNRIETLLAGMLNADKATQTM, from the coding sequence ATGAGCGGAGCAGCAGGCGTACGACAGGGCATCCTGTCGCTGACCTTCAAGGACAAGGCGGGGCTGTACAACGCCTACATGCCGTTCCTCAAGCAGGGCGGGATCTTCGTGCCCACGCCCAAGCGCTACTTCCTCGGCGACGAGGTGTTCGTGTTGCTGACGTTGCCCGAATCCAGCGAACGCCTGCCGGTGCCGGGCAAGGTGGTGTGGGTCACGCCCAGCGGCGCGCAGGGCAACCGTACCGCCGGCGTCGGCGTGCAGTTCGCCGACAGCCACGAGGGCGAAGTGGTTCGCAACCGGATCGAGACGCTGCTCGCGGGCATGCTCAACGCCGACAAGGCGACGCAGACGATGTAG
- the rpoE gene encoding RNA polymerase sigma factor RpoE produces the protein MAEEGINPQVDSDLVRRVQAGDSAAFDLLVRKYQHRIAALIGRYIPDWSECQDVAQEAFLRAYRAIGNFRGDAQFYTWLHRIAVNTAKNHLVAHNRRPPTDDIDVSDAEQFESGLRLRDNDTPERELMRQQMEQTVMRAVDALPEELRAAITLREVEGLSYEEIAERMDCPIGTVRSRIFRAREAIDAELRPLMDVERPAERATR, from the coding sequence ATGGCCGAAGAGGGGATCAATCCGCAGGTCGACAGCGACCTGGTGCGGCGCGTGCAGGCCGGCGACAGCGCCGCCTTCGACCTGCTCGTGCGCAAATACCAGCACCGCATCGCGGCGCTGATCGGGCGGTACATCCCCGACTGGAGCGAATGCCAGGACGTGGCGCAGGAAGCGTTCCTGCGCGCCTATCGCGCGATCGGCAACTTCCGCGGCGACGCCCAGTTCTACACCTGGCTGCACCGGATCGCGGTGAACACGGCGAAGAACCACCTGGTCGCGCACAACCGGCGGCCGCCGACCGACGACATCGACGTGAGCGATGCCGAGCAGTTCGAATCCGGCCTGCGCCTGCGCGACAACGACACGCCCGAACGCGAGCTGATGCGCCAGCAGATGGAGCAGACGGTGATGCGCGCGGTGGACGCATTGCCCGAGGAACTGCGCGCCGCGATCACCCTGCGCGAGGTCGAGGGCCTGAGCTACGAGGAGATCGCGGAGCGCATGGATTGCCCGATCGGCACGGTGCGCTCCCGGATCTTCCGGGCCCGCGAGGCCATCGACGCGGAACTTCGGCCGCTGATGGATGTCGAACGACCCGCAGAACGCGCCACCCGCTGA